Genomic DNA from Prunus persica cultivar Lovell chromosome G1, Prunus_persica_NCBIv2, whole genome shotgun sequence:
CACCCTTGCAAGTACATGGGATTCCAGTTTCTAAAGTCTATCCATTTGACAGCGATCGCCACGATGGGAGAAGCTTTGAATTGCCTGTTGGTAAACTGCGGAGGGTTTAGGGATGATAAGCTAAGAGTTGTTGGACCATCAAAGCAATTGATGCACTTAGAGATAGTGAATTGCAGTGCCCAAGCACTTGAGATCAATCATCCAAACCTGGTATCATTTAGTTATGATGGAGATTATAAAACGTTCTTTCTCTCGAATGCACCTCTCCTTGCTGAGGTATCCCTGAAATATACTAGCGATGTTTCTCATTTTGTTGTGTTCTCTAACCTTTACTCCTGTCATCCTAGTATGGAGGTGCTCAAGCTGAATTCAACCCTGGTTAGTGTATTCAAATATGTGttggttttttcctttttcttggaTTAATATATGTTGGTGCCTTACCCCTTGTTTGGTTTTCAGTTCTACGGGAATCATGGAAATGGAATTACAAAATTAGCAAATCTCAAACATTTGGAAGTAAAGATTGCAGCTGATGAGGATTGGTGTGTCCTTCTATTAGCTTCCTGCATTGAGGCATGTCCAAAGTTGCAGAAACTGGTGTtggaggtatatatatattcttgcTTGCTAGTGAAACTTCCTATTTAATTTGTGTATAGATGGTAGTTCACTCGTGTACGCTGGAGTGTTTGACATTTTCAATGTACTGATGCTATTCCAGTTCCATGATCACACACttcatttgtattttgtgCCTAACCTCTCCTCTGTATAGATTAATGCTCCCTTTTACTGCAAATTCATCCGTTGGTCAGTTATTTCAAGCCCAGTAAAATTTAAACCAAGTACAAGAAGACAAAGGCATCTTCCGTGCGGTCGGTCCACTACCAGTTGCGTCTACTttatgtattaaaaataaatatgtgaAATTTTCTTGGGTAACTACTTTTCCTGTTGGAATGATAATGGTCAATAAGTCGTCAAGGAGAGGTAATGGTATTTCGGTTCTCGTTGCAGTTGACAGGTATTTTGAGACCCCAACCTGAGATAGAAATCAAGGAAGCTCCAAAAAATTTCCATGGTTCCCTCAAGGTAGTGGAAGTGAAAAACTATCGTGGTCGCCCCGGTGATTTGAAGCTTGTGATGTACTTAATAGACAACGCTGTTGGACTGGAAAAAATTGTCAACCATCCTCTCGGACAAATTAATGGCgaagaagaaatggaagagGTCTTTTTCATGTATCGTGCTAGGGAAGAGATGGCACGAAAATTGCCTAAACATATAGAATTGGTAAGCCCCCCAAATGTATTAAGTCCTTGTGCCTGCCTTTCCCCTGTATTTGGTATATttgggatttttgtttttgtttctttgcttaGACTCTGTTTCTGTTCCTTACTGGTTGCTTCTGGCCTTCTCAGGATGGCCGTAATAACTTTCGGTTTGATCGTCCGGTGTATGTGTAACTGATTTCCCTTGGTTGTTCGGTTGCTGCGTCCGCCAATTGAAACTTTACAGAGGGAGGGAGGGTGGGTTACTTGAATAAAGTGTAGTGCAGGCAGACTGTTTAAATTGAAAGTTTCCTTAATGCTTTTTCGGTCAATTTGTTTCCTTATGTTGGTTGCTGTTGTTTGGCAAGTTTCCTGACTGAAGTGAGAGACTGCGTTCGTTATGGGAACTTGCTTTGTCTCCAAGGCTGATTACAAAGTTGGCTTGCATTTTAACATTCCTTATTAGGTCTAGAGCTGTTCCAAAGGTGAAAAGTGAGTTAActcacaatttttctttttgatcaAGTTCTGAGTGCTTAATTTGTGCTCCTTTGCTGGTTGTTTTTGACAGCCAAGTTATTGAGGAAATTGGGTTCCGTGTGCCAAAAACATGGCCATATAATTGAGACTTTGCTTTTCACATGCCCTAAATGATAActcttggttttcttttcgatgtttctaaataaattaatggagCTCTCTCTGCTATGGTAATTGGTAATTACTGCTCCACATGCTGTGACGGGTCAACAAGctcaatgatgatgatgatgactaATCTTGATTTAAAGAGATCATTGTAATGTAAATGTTATTATACTAATCATGATGATCAACTCAAAACTTCAATTAGCAGTGATCTTTAGAGTTTGAATtgcttttctgttttcttttttattggtgGGTAGTGGTTAATTAtgtaccaaaaaaagaaggcaaTGTCTTCTACAAATGAGCACTTTCTTGAacattttgttgttttagaTTTGTGTTAAGTatgac
This window encodes:
- the LOC109946630 gene encoding uncharacterized protein LOC109946630 encodes the protein MVFRFSLQLTGILRPQPEIEIKEAPKNFHGSLKVVEVKNYRGRPGDLKLVMYLIDNAVGLEKIVNHPLGQINGEEEMEEVFFMYRAREEMARKLPKHIELDGRNNFRFDRPVYV